The DNA window CCGTCTACGGCCAGGAAAGCGTGGAGCAGACCTGGCGAATGGCGAAGATGAACCTCGCCGTGCACGGCATCGACGACGCGGGCCTGGGCGCGCGGTGCGCCGACACCCTGGTCGTCGACCAGCACGCCGGTGTGCAGATGGACTACGTGATGGCCAACCCGCCCTTCAACATCAAGGATTGGGCGCGTGACCCGAACGATCCGCGCTGGCGCTTCGGTGTTCCCCCCGCAACCAACGCGAATTACGCTTGGATTCAACACATCCTGTGCAAGCTGGCGCCCGGCGGTCAGGCCGGTGTGGTGATGGCCAACGGTTCGATGTCGTCCAACGCGATGGGCGAGGGCGACATCCGGGCCCGGATCGTCGATGCGGATCTGGTGTCGTGCATGGTCGCATTGCCCGCTCAGCTCTTTCGGAGCACCGGAATACCGGTGTGCGTGTGGTTCTTCGCCATGGACAAGGGGCACCGGTCGGGCCAGGTGCTGTTCGTCGACGCGCGTGGCCTGGGCCACCTGGTGGACCGCGCCGAGCGCGCACTGACCAGCGAGGAGATCGTCCGCATCGGCGACACCTATCACGCGTGGTCGGGAGCGGCGTCGGCCCTCGCCAAAGGCGCTACTTACCAAGACGTTCCGGGATTTTGCCGGTCCGTGCCGCTGGACGACATCAGGGCGGCGGGCTACCCGCTGACGCCGGGACGCTATGTGGACGCACCGACCGAGCGGGACGACGACGAGCCGGTCGGCGACAAGATCGCGCGATTGACCGACGACCTGCTGGCCGCGCTCGACGAATCGACGCGCGCGGAGAAATCGGTGCGCGAGCAGCTGGAGCGGCTGCGGTGAAGACCGTCCTGGGCGAGCACCTCGACTTCAGCACCGGTAGCCGCGCGCCGCGGGCATCCGACGGGCGCTTTCCCGTCTACGGTGCCAACGGCGCGATCGGTTATGCCGCCGAACACAACGCCAGCGGACCCTTGGTCGTGCTCGGCCGCGTCGGCTCCTACTGCGGCAGCCTGCGCTACTGCGACTCCGATGTCTGGGTCACCGAGAACGCGCTGGTGTGCCGGGCCAAAGACCCGCGGGAGACCCGGTATTGGTACTACGCCCTGCAGACCTGCCGGCTGGCCGACCACCGATCCGGGTCGGGCCAGCCCCTGCTCAACCAGAAGATCCTGAACGACGTGCCGGTGTGCACCGTCGCGGCCGACGAACGCCGGCGGGTCGCCGAACTGCTGGGCGCCCTCGACGACAAGATAGCCGCCAACGACCGGCTCATCGAGACCGCCGAACGCCTGATGGTCGCCCTCGCCGCATCGGTGCCGGATCGCGTGCGGCTGTCGAGCCTGGCGACCCGGTCGACCGTGACCCGCAACGTGACCGAGTTCGACGATCGCGTCGCCCACTTCAGCCTTCCGGCGTTCGACGACGGGGCCAAACCCCGCCTGGTCGACGCCGCGGCGGTGCGCAGCGCCAAGCTGCTGCTGACCGAGCCGTGCGTTCTCTTCGCCAAGCTGAACCCGCGGATCCCACGGATCTGGAACGTGGCGAGCCTGCCGTCGGACATGGCCGTGGCCAGCACCGAGTTCGTCGTGCTGAGGCCGGTCGGCATCGATTCCTCGGCCCTGTGGTCGGCGCTGCGGCAGCCGGATATCTCGCTGCGCCTGCAGCAGCGGGCCGCGGGAACCTCGGGCAGCCATCAGCGGATTCAACCCCGCGACCTGCTGGATGTGGCGGTGCCCGACGTCCGCCGGCTGAGCCCGGCGGTGTCGCGGACGCTCAGCGGTCTGGGTGCGCTGTGTCATGCGCGCCGCACCGAAAGCGCGCGGCTGTCGGGATTCCGGGACGGGCTGCTGCCGTTGCTGGTCGCCGGCAAGGTGCGGGTCGGCGACTCCGGTCCGCCCGGCTAAGGTGAGCGCCGTGGCCGAGATCGCGCCGCTGCGCGTGCAACTGATCGCCAAGACCGAGTTCTTGGCGCCCCCGGACGTGCCGTGGAACACCGACGCCGACGGCGGCCCCGCGCTGGTCGAGTTCGCCGGCCGGGCCTGTTATCAAAGCTGGTCGAAACCCAATCCCAAGACCGCGACCAACGCCGGCTACATCAAGCACATCATCGACGTCGGCCACTTTTCGGTGCTCGAACACGCCAGCGTGTCGTTCTACATCACCGGCATCTCGCGATCGTGCACCCACGAGCTGATTCGGCATCGGCACTTCTCCTACTCGCAGCTGTCGCAGCGCTACGTCCCCGAGCGGGACTCGCGCGTCGTCGTGCCGCCGGGCATGGAGGACGACCCGGAGCTGCAGCAGATCCTCACCGAGGCCGCCGACGCCAGTCGCGGCACCTACACCGAGCTGCTGACCAAGCTGGAAGCCAGGTTTGCCGACCAGCCCAGCGCTCTGCTGCGGCGCAAGCAGGCCCGCCAGGCCGCCCGCGCCGTGCTGCCCAACGCGACCGAGACCCGCATTGTCGTGACCGGCAACTACCGGGCGTGGCGGCACTTCATCGCGGTGCGCGCCAGCGAGCACGCCGACGTGGAGATCCGGCGGCTCGCCATCGAATGCCTGCGCCAGCTGGCGGGCGTGGCCCCCGCAATATTCGCCGACTTCGAGATCTCCACCCTGGCCGACGGCACCGAGGTCGCGACCAGCCCGCTGGCGACCGAAGCCTGACCCGTCGTGGCAACGGCGCGCGCTTACATGGGTGCTAAATACCTTGCCGCCGCCAGGTAACCTGAACACCGTGAGCACGGTCGGATTCGACGCCCCAGCGCGGTTGGGAACCGTGCTGACCGCGATGGTCACACCGTTTGGCGCCGACGGCTCCGTCGACACCGTCGCGGCCGCACAACTGGCCAATCACCTGGTCGACGCCGGCTGCGACGGGCTGGTGGTCTCCGGAACCACCGGCGAGTCCCCGACCACCACCGACGACGAGAAACGAGAGCTGCTACGCGTGGTTCTGGAGGCGGTGGGCGACCGGGTCCGCGTCATCGCCGGAGCCGGCACCTATGACACCGCCCACAGCGTCCGGCTGGCCAAGGCCTGCGCGGCCGAGGGCGCCCACGGGCTGCTGGTGGTCACGCCGTACTACTCGAAGCCTCCCCAGAGCGGGCTGATCGCCCACTTCACCGCCGTTGCCGACGCGACCGAGTTGCCGGTGCTGCTCTACGACATCCCGCCCCGTTCGGTGATACCGATCCAGCCCGAGACCATCCGTGCGCTGGCCGCCCACCCCAACATCGTCGGAATCAAGGACGCGAAGGCCGACCTGCACAGCGGTGGCCAGATCATCGCCGAGACCGGCCTCGCCTACTACTCCGGCGACGACGCGCTGAACCTGCCCTGGCTGGCGATGGGCGCGATCGGCTTCATCAGCGTGATCTCCCACGTGGCGGCGGGACAGCTGCGGGAAATGTTGTCCGCCTTCAGCTCCGGGGACATCGCCACGGCCCGCAAGATCAACGCCACCGTCGCCCCTCTGTGCGACGCGATGGCCCGCCTGGGCGGGGTGACGATGTCCAAGGCCGGCCTGCGCCTGCAGGGCATCGACGTCGGCGACCCGCGGTTGCCGCAAATGCCCGCAACGCCAGAGCAACTCGACGCGTTGGCCGCGGACATGCGTGCGGCCTCGGTGCTGCGGTGACCCGAGGAGTTTCCGAGAAGTGGATGTAGACCTCGCCCCGCCAGGCCCTTTGGCCACGGGAGGGTTGCGGGTCACCGCTCTTGGCGGCATCAGTGAAATCGGCCGCAACATGACGGTTTTCGAGCACCTGGGCCGGCTGTTGATCATCGACTGCGGGGTGATGTTCCCCACCCACGACGAGCCCGGGGTCGACCTGATCCTGCCGGATCTGCGCCACATCTCCGACCGGCTCGACGACATCGAGGCGTTGGTGCTCACGCACGCCCACGAGGACCACATCGGCGGCATCCCGTTCCTGCTCAAGCTGCGTCCCGACATCCCGGTCGTCGGTTCGAAGTTCACCTTGGCGCTGGTCGCCGCGAAGTGTCGCGAGCACCGTCTCAAGCCGGTGTTCGTCGAGGTGGCCGAGGGCCAGAAGAGCAGCCACGGCGTGTTCGAGTGCCAATACTTCGCCGTCAACCACTCCATCCCCGACGCGCTGGCCATTGCCGTGCACACCGGTGCGGGAACGGTCTTGCACACCGGTGACATCAAGCTCGACCAGCTTCCCTTGGACGGCCGCCCCACCGACCTGCCCGGCATGTCGCGGCTCGGGGACACGGGAGTGGACCTGTTCCTATGCGACTCAACCAATTCCGAGCACCCCGGCGTGGGGCCGTCGGAAAGCGAGGTCGGTCCGACGCTGCACCGTCTGATCCGCGGCGCCGACGGCCGCGTCATCATTGCGTGCTTCGCCTCCAACGTGGACCGGGTG is part of the Mycobacterium mantenii genome and encodes:
- a CDS encoding class I SAM-dependent DNA methyltransferase; this encodes MPASTSKELKATLWKAAEKLRGTLSASQYKDVILGLVFLEHVSEPHWKALTDNVNSDHLGRLADEAMDAVMTANPALVGMLPRLYENLDRRRLAQLVTVLDGARLGDRGRRGGDLMGEVYEYFLGNFARAEGRRGGEFFTPPSVVRLLVEVLEPTGGRVYDPCCGSGGMFVQTEQFIAEHQGDPAKVTVYGQESVEQTWRMAKMNLAVHGIDDAGLGARCADTLVVDQHAGVQMDYVMANPPFNIKDWARDPNDPRWRFGVPPATNANYAWIQHILCKLAPGGQAGVVMANGSMSSNAMGEGDIRARIVDADLVSCMVALPAQLFRSTGIPVCVWFFAMDKGHRSGQVLFVDARGLGHLVDRAERALTSEEIVRIGDTYHAWSGAASALAKGATYQDVPGFCRSVPLDDIRAAGYPLTPGRYVDAPTERDDDEPVGDKIARLTDDLLAALDESTRAEKSVREQLERLR
- a CDS encoding restriction endonuclease subunit S, whose translation is MKTVLGEHLDFSTGSRAPRASDGRFPVYGANGAIGYAAEHNASGPLVVLGRVGSYCGSLRYCDSDVWVTENALVCRAKDPRETRYWYYALQTCRLADHRSGSGQPLLNQKILNDVPVCTVAADERRRVAELLGALDDKIAANDRLIETAERLMVALAASVPDRVRLSSLATRSTVTRNVTEFDDRVAHFSLPAFDDGAKPRLVDAAAVRSAKLLLTEPCVLFAKLNPRIPRIWNVASLPSDMAVASTEFVVLRPVGIDSSALWSALRQPDISLRLQQRAAGTSGSHQRIQPRDLLDVAVPDVRRLSPAVSRTLSGLGALCHARRTESARLSGFRDGLLPLLVAGKVRVGDSGPPG
- the thyX gene encoding FAD-dependent thymidylate synthase, yielding MAEIAPLRVQLIAKTEFLAPPDVPWNTDADGGPALVEFAGRACYQSWSKPNPKTATNAGYIKHIIDVGHFSVLEHASVSFYITGISRSCTHELIRHRHFSYSQLSQRYVPERDSRVVVPPGMEDDPELQQILTEAADASRGTYTELLTKLEARFADQPSALLRRKQARQAARAVLPNATETRIVVTGNYRAWRHFIAVRASEHADVEIRRLAIECLRQLAGVAPAIFADFEISTLADGTEVATSPLATEA
- the dapA gene encoding 4-hydroxy-tetrahydrodipicolinate synthase; protein product: MSTVGFDAPARLGTVLTAMVTPFGADGSVDTVAAAQLANHLVDAGCDGLVVSGTTGESPTTTDDEKRELLRVVLEAVGDRVRVIAGAGTYDTAHSVRLAKACAAEGAHGLLVVTPYYSKPPQSGLIAHFTAVADATELPVLLYDIPPRSVIPIQPETIRALAAHPNIVGIKDAKADLHSGGQIIAETGLAYYSGDDALNLPWLAMGAIGFISVISHVAAGQLREMLSAFSSGDIATARKINATVAPLCDAMARLGGVTMSKAGLRLQGIDVGDPRLPQMPATPEQLDALAADMRAASVLR